The sequence TCCATGATCACCGTGTTTCACAAGTACGCTGCTAAGGAGGGCAGTGGCAACACTTTGAGCCGCCGTGAGCTCAAGGACCTGATGGAGAACGAGCTCTCTGGCTTCCTCAAGGTGGCCATCTCTAATACTATCTCTACTacgggatgcatcccaaatggtaccttattccctatagagtgccctatgggccccgatcaaaagtagtgcactatataggcactaaggtgccatttgggatgcatagtATATTATCTCTATTACTATCTACTACTAGCTGTAGTAGCACTCCGTGTTAGTTTGATACAGAAAACATGCACACTTTATGATTAGGAacaggagtttttcctgatcaCGTGAGGCAACCAGGAAAAACTCGGGCCCTAGTCGTAAAGGCTTgactagggcccagagttttcCCTGATTTAAGTGGTCAGCGAAACAACTTGGCCCTACTTGTCATGTACTGTACCTGCCCAATAAAGAGTAACGACTTTCACTATTGTCCCATATTACTGTCAGTGAAATTACAGTACAGTTAATATTTAGTATTATTAAAACGTCCCCGTCTTCCTTTCAGTCTCAGAAGGACCCAGCCACAGTAGACAAGATCATGAAGGATCTGGACTCTAATGGTGATGGAGAGGTGAACTTTGAGGAGTTTGTTTCTCTAGTTGTGGGCCTGTCCATCGCCTGTGAACAGTGCTACCAGATGCACAAGAAGAAGATGGGGAAGTGAGGgttgaaaggaggagaggaggaatgggctGCTGAGTAGAGAAGGGTTCTAATTTTCACGTTTGTAATTGTCACACTGTCCATTAAacacaaagaccaaggaggtgTTGtcattattttgtgtgtgtgtgttttttgcgtgtgtgtgtgctaagcCTGCAGCGTGAAGTCCTTTGTGTAAAGTACTTCACGCTACTTGTTTagtacgtgtgtgtgcatgtgtgtgtgagagagactgtgagagagactTTAAAACGTTTTTATATGGTTTTATATGTGTTATAACCAATCTATTGGAGTTCTATCAGAGTAAAAGTATTGTATACGTGTGTTGATAACTGTCTTGAAGACCCCATATACCAGGGGTATTCAAATCTTACATTATGAGGTCTGCAGCCTGCTGGATTACTGTCATACCTGATAATTAAATGCACCTACCTGGTATCCCAGGCCTAAATTAGTCCTTTATTAAAGGAGAAAAAGTTAGAATGAAATAAAGCAGGTTGACATCTGTTGGGATGATTCCTATTCGGAGACAGCTGCCCTCAGAAGAATGTCAACAAGCACATACCATGTCATTTCACAGCTTTACCTGTGATTTCAGTCTTATACAAACAATATAAAGCATACTTGGATTTGTCATAGAGGGCAGAGGGAACTATCTTGTGAGCCTGATAAAGATTCCCTTAGCACCACTGAGAGGAATGCTCAGAAtgttctacagtacagtacacaccctcAGTCCTCATGAACTTTGGTCAGACATCTATCTACATCTTATCTTCATGGTTCCAAATGGTGTAACATTTTGACTGCGAAACACAGTACAGTTGAAAAATTCTTGATTTTGTCTTGATTTGATTGTATATAACAGAGGCCATCAAAATTAACTATAGGGTGGTTGAATAAATAGAACACATACTGTATTGTCATATCAGTATTTTCCCCACAAGGCCTTTCTCATTGTGTGTTA comes from Oncorhynchus gorbuscha isolate QuinsamMale2020 ecotype Even-year linkage group LG24, OgorEven_v1.0, whole genome shotgun sequence and encodes:
- the LOC124013116 gene encoding protein S100-A1-like gives rise to the protein MPSDLERAMESMITVFHKYAAKEGSGNTLSRRELKDLMENELSGFLKSQKDPATVDKIMKDLDSNGDGEVNFEEFVSLVVGLSIACEQCYQMHKKKMGK